The DNA region ACTAATAAAAAATTACTTTAAGCCATTTTTAAGCATTATAGCCTTATTAATATTTTCAACACCTATTTATAATTTTATGTGTAAATATAAAGTATTCAATAAGCGATTAAATGCAATTGTAACAATTATATTAATAAATCTCTTATCTTTTATATTTATAATTTACAGTGGTAATTTTATATTTGAAAAGATTAGATATTTATTTATTAATGTTTTTAACAATTTCACCTTAGATGATTTAGATAGCAGAATTGAGGTTAGTAAATATTTTAAAATTGAGGACGTAATAGAAAAAGCTAAGCTGTCATTATTTTATAATTTCTATAGTGTGGTTATTCAAAGAGGGGCTATATACACTACTGACAGCATTTTATCCTATTTCGTTAGCAATATATCTGTTTACTTTATTTTAGTGGATAAATATGCTATAGTAAAAAGTGCTGAAAAGTTAATAACAACAGAAAAATTAATGCTGATAAGTAAAAAAATACAAGACATTAAAAAAATGATTTCTATTGAGGCTATATTGGTATTACTTACTACTATTCAAA from Clostridium pasteurianum BC1 includes:
- a CDS encoding AI-2E family transporter; protein product: MDLYEKYKKLINCILLLIIFIIVTVLIKNYFKPFLSIIALLIFSTPIYNFMCKYKVFNKRLNAIVTIILINLLSFIFIIYSGNFIFEKIRYLFINVFNNFTLDDLDSRIEVSKYFKIEDVIEKAKLSLFYNFYSVVIQRGAIYTTDSILSYFVSNISVYFILVDKYAIVKSAEKLITTEKLMLISKKIQDIKKMISIEAILVLLTTIQTIFGFVILEIDSAIFLGILCGALDILPYVGTILIFLPLIIYKIYLKQYIIALGLVFLYILLQFNRQIMETKFMSTKLQIHPLLLLLSIYIGGKVFGIVGLLMAPIYVLAVREIILS